The following coding sequences are from one Pigmentibacter sp. JX0631 window:
- the proB gene encoding glutamate 5-kinase has protein sequence MKIVIKVGTQAILDKDGTVLEATMHNLVQQIAKLQQDGIQVILVSSGAVGSGRKVAKDILEKEYGSTTAEKQLLASLGQHELLHTYSVMFKKYAILAAQILLTKQEFNTRQHYLNISRLLKEITQQKNIVPIINENDSVAIEELMFTDNDELSGLIASQFNADKLIILTSVKGVYNGNPDDPSSQLISVIDPANKGWPEVSTTKSKHGRGGMITKLGIAKRMSDLGITTHICSIQEDQAILNVLSNKQVGTTILPTKKKSNLKRWIAFNTPVSSGVIYINDCLFKIIQDNQRILSILPVGIEKVTGEFKKGDLIEICNSLGKKIGVGIAKYHSEKLKEFIGQKGKPEIVHYDQLHFNVSQFYE, from the coding sequence ATGAAAATAGTTATTAAAGTTGGTACACAAGCTATTTTAGATAAAGACGGAACCGTCTTAGAAGCGACTATGCATAATTTAGTACAACAAATTGCAAAGTTACAGCAAGATGGAATACAAGTTATTTTAGTGAGTTCTGGAGCAGTGGGTTCAGGAAGAAAAGTTGCAAAAGATATCCTTGAAAAAGAGTATGGTTCAACTACTGCTGAAAAACAGTTACTTGCGAGTTTAGGACAACATGAATTGCTGCATACTTATTCAGTAATGTTTAAAAAATATGCTATATTAGCAGCACAAATCCTATTAACTAAACAAGAATTTAATACCCGCCAACACTATTTAAATATTTCAAGACTTTTAAAAGAAATTACTCAACAAAAAAACATTGTTCCAATTATTAATGAAAATGATAGTGTGGCAATTGAAGAACTTATGTTTACAGATAATGATGAATTATCCGGATTAATTGCCTCCCAATTTAATGCTGATAAACTCATTATTTTAACTAGCGTTAAAGGAGTCTACAATGGGAATCCTGATGATCCTTCTTCACAATTAATATCCGTTATTGATCCTGCAAACAAAGGGTGGCCTGAAGTTTCTACTACTAAATCTAAACATGGTAGAGGCGGGATGATTACTAAATTAGGAATAGCAAAACGGATGTCGGATCTCGGTATCACAACTCATATTTGTAGTATTCAAGAAGATCAGGCTATTTTAAATGTACTAAGCAACAAACAAGTAGGAACAACTATTTTACCTACTAAAAAGAAATCAAATTTAAAAAGATGGATCGCATTTAATACACCGGTTTCTTCTGGAGTCATCTATATAAATGATTGTTTATTTAAAATAATTCAAGATAACCAAAGAATTTTGAGTATTCTTCCTGTTGGAATAGAAAAAGTAACTGGCGAATTTAAAAAAGGTGATTTAATCGAAATTTGTAATTCACTAGGAAAAAAAATAGGCGTAGGTATTGCTAAATACCATTCTGAAAAGTTAAAAGAGTTTATTGGACAAAAAGGAAAACCAGAAATTGTTCATTACGATCAACTTCATTTTAATGTGAGTCAATTTTATGAGTAA
- a CDS encoding glutamate-5-semialdehyde dehydrogenase: MSNLNQIFTDMKNLAKNFSLDEKKINDILLDISNKLINNKDLIITENKKDLANLDSQNPMYDRLLLNEKRIYALANDLINIGNLSSPLKKILEEKTLKNGLLLQKVTVPMGVVSVIFESRPNVTLDVFSLCLKSGNLCILKGGKEAYHSNKVLVDIIKKSLEELKVNSNIIFLLPNERTAAEELFNATGLIDVCIPRGGKGLIDYVRKNCRIPVIETGAGIVHTYFDESGDLSKGTNIIDNGKTRRVSVCNALDTLLIHKNRLSDLFNLIAPLANKNVTIFADEKSYAFLTNKYPSELLNIANEEHYGIEFLDFKMSIKTVDSLDSAIAHIHKYTSGHSEAIIAENSAVTEEFLQKVDAAVVYANVPTSFTDGGQFEMGAEIGISTQKLHARGPMALNELTSYKWLVRGNGQIRTS, encoded by the coding sequence ATGAGTAATTTAAATCAAATTTTTACCGACATGAAAAATTTGGCAAAAAATTTTTCATTAGATGAAAAAAAAATTAATGATATTTTATTAGATATTTCAAATAAATTAATCAATAATAAAGATTTAATTATTACTGAAAACAAAAAAGATCTTGCAAATTTAGACTCACAGAATCCCATGTATGATCGCTTATTACTAAATGAAAAAAGAATTTACGCTCTTGCAAATGACTTAATAAATATTGGAAATTTATCTTCCCCTTTAAAAAAAATACTTGAAGAAAAAACTCTTAAAAATGGTCTTTTACTGCAAAAAGTTACAGTACCAATGGGAGTAGTGAGTGTTATCTTTGAATCTAGACCAAATGTCACTTTAGATGTCTTTTCTTTATGTTTGAAATCAGGGAACTTATGTATTTTAAAAGGTGGAAAAGAAGCTTATCACTCAAATAAAGTTTTAGTAGATATTATTAAAAAATCACTAGAAGAGCTGAAAGTAAATTCTAATATAATTTTTCTATTACCTAATGAAAGAACTGCTGCAGAAGAACTATTTAATGCTACAGGTTTAATCGATGTCTGTATTCCGCGAGGAGGAAAAGGACTAATTGACTATGTTAGAAAAAATTGCAGAATTCCAGTAATAGAAACTGGTGCTGGTATAGTTCACACTTATTTTGATGAAAGCGGAGATCTTTCTAAGGGAACAAATATTATTGATAATGGAAAAACAAGAAGAGTAAGTGTATGTAATGCTCTAGATACATTATTAATTCATAAAAATAGATTGAGTGATTTATTTAATTTGATCGCTCCATTAGCCAACAAAAATGTTACCATATTTGCTGATGAAAAAAGTTATGCATTTTTAACTAACAAATATCCTTCCGAATTATTGAATATAGCAAATGAAGAACATTATGGAATTGAATTTTTAGATTTTAAAATGTCTATAAAAACTGTAGATTCATTGGATAGTGCAATTGCGCATATTCACAAATATACCTCAGGTCATAGTGAAGCTATTATTGCTGAAAACTCTGCGGTAACTGAAGAATTTCTACAAAAGGTTGATGCTGCTGTTGTATATGCAAATGTGCCTACATCTTTTACTGATGGTGGTCAATTTGAAATGGGAGCGGAAATTGGGATAAGTACCCAAAAACTTCATGCACGAGGACCAATGGCTCTCAATGAACTCACAAGTTATAAATGGCTAGTGAGAGGCAATGGTCAAATAAGAACATCTTAA
- a CDS encoding M13 family metallopeptidase — translation MQLSKKMTLSLVLSLFSSSPLLANENKIKTIPDDEFQVPASREFKLNSSVNPCNDFYSYVCEVENTNFKLPESKSRYIYSFNDSAERIKNQRLQYINNLSTLSELTKQQKMIHNFYNSCMNTKERLNEEKEYLAEIKKIFSIKDKKQLLKKFAENSISGNFNFMHIFEFVNRSNSKQKDVMFYYALPFGAKEYYSDAKLMQEYEKVIQNFAKTINLNKMEGKAKFIVNFDKSMAKIYPTRAEMREFFSKDNTVSREKLIKDYPELYFEVMLNKIPKSVKINAIYGNILAELNKQLKTASLEDLQFLYLWNYLSFKDFRYSQPDFYKAVKKFNNEFFGSSEIDEPLDKECVKETVNAMDRILDFNVIQTFYKEFPEERVEKLVKNIQNTTLKNIQKNNWLSKSAKTIAEEKIKTIHFQLVKPKKLIDWDFEREIDLSPIKFINNQKLLTQSEFQKTLDDITLPVNKNEWKMSPLTVNAYYMPTANQFVMPIGILQPPFFDSSKPDYVNLGSMGMVVAHEIGHSIDDQGSKYDETGKVNPWMDKHDLEKFRQKTEKLVKLFAKDGVDGKLTLGENIADFVGVKNAFHTAFPESSNSDKEHQKQFFIQFGRAWCGVMQPKEKEYLLKIDPHSPIELRVNNQAKLSEEFEQSFSCKKTDPMVLSENERIALW, via the coding sequence ATGCAGTTATCTAAAAAAATGACTCTTTCCCTTGTCCTTTCATTATTTTCTAGCTCTCCTTTGTTAGCAAATGAAAATAAAATAAAAACGATACCAGACGATGAATTTCAAGTTCCGGCAAGTCGTGAGTTCAAATTAAATTCTAGTGTAAATCCTTGTAATGATTTTTATTCTTATGTTTGTGAAGTAGAAAATACCAACTTTAAATTACCTGAAAGTAAAAGTAGATATATCTACAGCTTCAATGATTCCGCTGAAAGAATTAAAAATCAAAGATTACAATATATTAATAATTTAAGCACACTAAGTGAATTAACAAAACAACAAAAAATGATTCATAATTTCTACAATTCTTGTATGAATACTAAAGAAAGATTAAATGAAGAAAAAGAATATTTAGCAGAAATAAAAAAAATCTTTTCAATTAAAGATAAAAAACAATTATTAAAGAAATTTGCTGAGAATTCCATATCTGGCAATTTTAATTTTATGCATATTTTTGAATTTGTAAATCGATCAAATTCAAAACAGAAAGATGTAATGTTTTATTATGCCTTACCGTTTGGTGCAAAAGAATATTATTCTGATGCTAAATTGATGCAAGAATATGAAAAAGTAATACAAAATTTTGCAAAAACTATCAATTTGAATAAAATGGAAGGTAAAGCTAAATTTATTGTAAATTTTGATAAATCAATGGCTAAAATTTATCCAACTAGAGCAGAAATGCGAGAATTTTTTTCAAAAGATAATACTGTGTCTAGAGAAAAATTAATTAAAGATTACCCTGAATTATATTTTGAAGTAATGCTTAATAAAATTCCTAAATCTGTAAAAATAAATGCTATCTATGGAAACATTCTTGCAGAACTTAACAAACAATTAAAAACAGCCTCATTAGAAGATTTACAATTTCTTTATTTATGGAATTATTTAAGTTTTAAAGATTTCAGATATTCACAACCAGATTTTTATAAAGCTGTTAAAAAATTTAATAATGAATTTTTTGGCTCTTCAGAAATAGATGAGCCCTTAGATAAAGAGTGTGTTAAGGAAACGGTAAATGCAATGGATAGAATTCTAGATTTCAATGTTATTCAAACTTTCTATAAAGAATTTCCTGAAGAGCGTGTAGAAAAGCTTGTTAAAAATATTCAAAATACCACTTTAAAAAATATTCAAAAAAATAATTGGTTGTCAAAATCAGCAAAAACTATTGCAGAAGAAAAAATTAAAACAATTCATTTTCAATTAGTAAAACCAAAAAAACTAATTGATTGGGATTTTGAACGTGAAATTGATCTATCGCCAATAAAATTTATAAACAATCAGAAATTATTAACCCAAAGCGAATTTCAAAAAACATTAGATGATATTACGTTACCAGTTAATAAAAATGAATGGAAAATGTCACCTTTAACTGTCAATGCTTACTATATGCCTACTGCAAATCAGTTTGTTATGCCTATTGGAATTTTACAACCACCATTTTTTGATTCATCTAAACCAGATTACGTTAATTTAGGTTCTATGGGAATGGTTGTTGCTCATGAAATCGGCCACTCTATAGATGATCAAGGATCTAAATATGACGAAACTGGAAAAGTAAATCCTTGGATGGATAAACATGATCTTGAAAAATTTCGTCAAAAAACAGAAAAACTTGTGAAACTCTTTGCAAAAGATGGTGTTGATGGAAAGCTTACATTGGGAGAAAATATAGCTGATTTTGTTGGTGTTAAAAATGCATTTCATACGGCTTTCCCTGAAAGTAGTAATTCAGATAAAGAACATCAGAAACAATTTTTTATTCAATTTGGTCGGGCATGGTGTGGAGTGATGCAGCCAAAAGAAAAAGAGTATTTATTAAAAATAGATCCTCATTCTCCAATTGAATTAAGAGTTAATAATCAGGCTAAATTATCTGAAGAATTTGAACAGTCTTTTTCCTGTAAAAAAACAGATCCTATGGTTTTATCTGAAAATGAAAGAATAGCTCTTTGGTAA
- a CDS encoding M13 family metallopeptidase has product MQLKKLNMSKSIFIIPFFLPINIFAQDYPTIPDAQFTVPEKRDFKLNESILPCNNFYKFVCSNEMSQFKLPQSKSRYVFSFNDSAEKITKKRLSYINSILVNNELPNKVKMIKNFYNSCTNIDARKAEEINLLNVAIQEIFSMNRQAVLSKFTEDTLKGNSSLVNIEEMDNISNPKIKDIIFTYNLPLKVKEYYNNNDMTNDYKILISFLFDELNITNSEAKADFILRFEKAIASQYPTKSEMRELETKDNTVQRKFLLFKYPALNFNKILQKIPADVNLNLILTASYSQMNSMLQKASLEELQALLLWNTLSNNIIVKYSHPNYYGKYREFKLKYNGISKIDESIEKQCVQETVSAMERNLDYEVVKQYYSNFPTDRIKNIVEKVQHTTLNNIKNNNWLSPTAKEKAILKIEKIRFQVVKPENLKDWDIKDVLSLYPDQFQKNKQIIRENDFNKLLLNILKPVNDLRWDMSPLTVNAYYNPTSNQFVMPMGILQPPFFDESKSDTINMGSVGMVVAHEIGHSIDDQGSNYDEKGRLSPWMSNSDLDNFKLKTQKIVTLFDHEGIDGKLTLGENIADFVGLQNSYQSAFFNGSSSTKQEQKEFFIQYAKTWCGVIQPKYREFMIKTDPHSPIDLRVNGQMKLSKQFEDTFMCKKGENMTLPDSERVTLW; this is encoded by the coding sequence ATGCAATTAAAAAAACTTAATATGTCTAAGAGTATTTTTATTATCCCATTTTTTTTACCGATTAATATTTTTGCTCAGGACTATCCAACAATTCCTGATGCTCAATTTACAGTTCCAGAAAAAAGAGATTTTAAATTAAACGAATCCATTTTACCATGCAACAATTTTTATAAATTTGTTTGTTCTAATGAAATGTCTCAATTTAAACTTCCTCAAAGTAAAAGTAGATACGTTTTTAGCTTTAATGATTCAGCTGAGAAAATTACTAAAAAAAGATTAAGTTACATTAATTCTATATTAGTAAATAATGAATTACCTAATAAGGTTAAAATGATAAAAAACTTTTACAATTCATGCACAAATATTGATGCAAGAAAAGCTGAAGAAATTAATTTACTAAATGTAGCTATTCAAGAAATATTTAGTATGAACAGGCAGGCAGTTTTAAGTAAATTTACAGAAGATACTTTAAAAGGTAATTCTTCGTTAGTAAATATAGAAGAAATGGATAATATAAGCAATCCTAAGATAAAAGATATTATTTTTACATATAATTTGCCTCTTAAAGTAAAAGAGTATTACAATAATAATGACATGACAAATGATTACAAAATTTTAATATCTTTTCTTTTTGATGAATTAAATATTACTAATTCTGAAGCAAAAGCTGACTTTATCTTGCGTTTTGAAAAAGCTATTGCAAGTCAGTATCCTACAAAATCAGAAATGCGTGAACTTGAAACAAAAGACAACACAGTTCAACGTAAGTTTCTTCTCTTTAAGTACCCAGCATTAAATTTTAATAAAATACTGCAAAAAATTCCAGCAGACGTTAATTTAAATTTAATTTTAACTGCATCATACAGTCAAATGAATTCAATGTTACAAAAAGCAAGTTTAGAAGAATTACAAGCTTTACTTTTGTGGAATACACTTTCAAATAATATAATAGTAAAATATTCTCATCCAAATTATTATGGAAAATATAGAGAATTTAAACTAAAATATAATGGAATATCTAAGATTGACGAATCAATCGAAAAACAATGTGTTCAAGAAACCGTATCTGCAATGGAAAGAAATTTAGATTATGAAGTAGTAAAACAGTACTACAGTAATTTTCCAACAGACAGAATAAAAAATATTGTTGAAAAAGTTCAACATACAACACTAAATAATATAAAAAATAATAATTGGCTATCCCCTACAGCCAAAGAAAAAGCAATTTTAAAAATTGAGAAAATTAGATTTCAAGTGGTAAAACCTGAAAATCTAAAAGATTGGGATATTAAAGATGTTTTGTCTTTATATCCAGATCAATTTCAAAAAAACAAGCAAATTATTAGAGAAAATGATTTTAATAAATTACTATTAAATATTTTAAAACCAGTTAATGATTTGCGCTGGGATATGTCTCCATTAACAGTAAATGCGTATTATAATCCAACTTCAAACCAGTTTGTTATGCCAATGGGTATATTACAACCACCATTTTTTGATGAATCAAAATCTGATACTATAAATATGGGCTCAGTAGGTATGGTTGTTGCTCATGAAATTGGTCATTCTATCGATGATCAAGGGTCTAATTATGATGAAAAAGGGCGTTTAAGTCCTTGGATGTCAAATAGTGATCTAGATAATTTTAAATTAAAAACTCAGAAAATAGTTACACTTTTTGATCATGAAGGAATTGATGGAAAGTTAACATTAGGAGAAAATATTGCTGATTTTGTTGGACTTCAAAATTCTTATCAATCAGCTTTTTTTAATGGAAGTTCTTCAACAAAACAAGAACAAAAAGAATTTTTTATTCAATATGCTAAGACTTGGTGCGGTGTTATTCAGCCAAAATACAGAGAATTCATGATTAAAACTGATCCTCACTCGCCTATTGATTTGCGTGTTAATGGACAAATGAAACTGTCAAAACAATTTGAAGATACATTTATGTGTAAAAAAGGAGAAAATATGACTCTTCCTGATTCTGAAAGGGTAACACTTTGGTAA
- a CDS encoding AzlC family ABC transporter permease, with amino-acid sequence MFFEALKDSKPTAFGYLLLGAAFGVLFQSLNVHWIYGVLMSATVYAGFSQFIAIPILASHGSLFSIAIATFIVNLRHIFYGIAFLDKFKVNKFLKGYLIFGLTDECFSIISSKNMKYNRKYEATIVILCHIYWIIGTIIGIFLHKEISEFDINFLFFSLVALFAILTVDAYKINKDFYSISIGILTYIFFKFIGVQEVLFFSMLSSFFIIYFWTFFTESSEEKNVS; translated from the coding sequence ATGTTTTTTGAAGCTTTGAAAGATAGTAAACCTACTGCTTTTGGTTATCTTTTACTAGGAGCTGCTTTTGGAGTTTTATTTCAAAGCCTAAATGTCCACTGGATATATGGAGTTTTAATGAGTGCCACTGTATATGCGGGATTTTCTCAATTTATAGCAATTCCAATATTGGCTTCCCACGGTTCTTTATTCAGTATCGCAATTGCAACTTTTATTGTTAATTTAAGACATATTTTTTACGGAATTGCTTTTCTAGATAAATTCAAAGTAAATAAATTTTTAAAAGGCTATCTTATTTTTGGTTTAACAGATGAATGCTTTTCTATTATTAGCTCAAAAAACATGAAGTATAATAGAAAATATGAAGCAACTATTGTAATATTATGTCACATTTATTGGATTATAGGTACTATAATAGGAATATTTTTACATAAAGAAATTTCTGAGTTTGATATAAATTTTTTGTTTTTTTCTCTTGTCGCTCTATTTGCAATTTTAACAGTAGATGCTTATAAAATTAATAAAGATTTTTATTCTATTTCTATTGGTATATTAACATACATTTTTTTTAAATTTATTGGAGTACAAGAGGTTCTCTTCTTTAGCATGCTAAGTAGCTTTTTTATAATTTATTTTTGGACATTTTTTACTGAAAGTAGTGAGGAAAAAAATGTCTCTTGA
- a CDS encoding AzlD domain-containing protein has protein sequence MSLDKYQAYILTAIILMSFVTYLTRLVPFIFLKNIKNSLIKQTGIHLPVCFMAILTIHSIDALKEFDPNYIVNGWIACLASIFFYCTIRSVLLSMILGTAVYFLVLNYI, from the coding sequence ATGTCTCTTGATAAATATCAAGCGTATATTTTAACAGCAATTATTCTAATGAGTTTTGTTACATATTTAACTCGACTAGTTCCATTTATTTTTTTAAAAAATATAAAAAATAGTTTGATTAAACAAACTGGAATACATTTACCAGTTTGTTTTATGGCAATTCTTACAATTCATTCCATTGATGCTTTAAAAGAATTTGATCCTAATTATATTGTAAATGGCTGGATAGCTTGTCTAGCTTCAATTTTTTTCTATTGTACCATCCGCTCAGTTCTTCTTAGTATGATTCTAGGTACCGCAGTTTATTTTTTAGTACTAAACTACATATAA
- a CDS encoding HU family DNA-binding protein, with protein MAKPETVSTSQMIANVAAKFDQLPKKITKEVIADFLNTVESEVASGKKLRIDKIGILQVKERAPRMGRNPQTGEEIKIPASKKIAFRAAKSLKEQVTGSRSPAKAKKAAVVAKKKK; from the coding sequence ATGGCTAAGCCAGAGACTGTTTCTACTAGTCAAATGATCGCAAATGTTGCTGCTAAATTTGACCAACTTCCAAAAAAAATCACTAAGGAAGTTATTGCTGACTTTTTAAATACTGTTGAAAGTGAAGTTGCTTCTGGCAAAAAACTTCGCATCGACAAGATTGGTATTTTGCAAGTAAAAGAACGTGCTCCACGTATGGGTCGCAATCCACAAACAGGGGAAGAAATTAAAATTCCTGCTTCTAAGAAAATTGCTTTCCGTGCTGCCAAATCCTTAAAAGAACAAGTTACTGGTTCTCGTTCTCCTGCAAAAGCTAAAAAAGCTGCTGTAGTTGCAAAGAAGAAAAAGTAA
- the eno gene encoding phosphopyruvate hydratase: MSLIDAIRARQILDSRGNPTVEVEVLTSEGYIGRASVPSGASTGEYEACELRDGDKSIYLGKSVLKAVENIEQHIAPLLEGVMEVSDQAAIDDLLIDADGTENKSKFGANAILAVSMACAKAAAEEAGLQLYRYLGGTYAKTLPVPLMNVINGGAHADNNIDFQEFMIVPHGFNNFSDSLRAGVEIFHHLKKVLNEKNLATTVGDEGGFAPNLKNNEEALQLLTSAIEKAGYKIGSQVSFALDVAASSFFKDGKYNLEGEGVKKTSLEMVDFYEKLCNKYPIVSIEDGLDENDWEGWKILTDRLGSKVQLVGDDLFVTNPKLLAKGIERKVGNSILIKLNQIGTVTETLKAIELAKVNGYTTIISHRSGETEDAFIADLAVATNSGQIKTGSASRTDRIAKYNQLIRIEEELGTTAQFAWRMGRRPN, encoded by the coding sequence ATGTCACTTATCGACGCTATTCGTGCAAGACAAATTCTTGATTCACGTGGTAATCCTACTGTTGAAGTTGAAGTTTTAACTTCTGAAGGATATATAGGACGCGCTTCTGTACCATCAGGTGCAAGCACAGGAGAATACGAAGCTTGTGAGCTTCGTGATGGTGATAAATCAATTTATCTTGGCAAAAGTGTATTAAAGGCTGTAGAAAATATAGAACAACATATCGCTCCTCTTCTAGAAGGAGTGATGGAAGTTTCTGATCAAGCCGCAATTGATGATTTACTTATTGATGCTGATGGCACTGAAAATAAATCTAAATTTGGGGCTAATGCTATTTTAGCTGTATCTATGGCATGTGCAAAGGCAGCAGCTGAAGAAGCTGGATTACAATTATACCGTTATTTAGGCGGTACTTATGCAAAAACATTACCTGTTCCGTTAATGAATGTGATCAATGGCGGCGCACATGCAGATAACAATATTGATTTCCAAGAATTTATGATCGTTCCACATGGTTTCAATAATTTTTCTGATTCATTAAGAGCTGGCGTGGAAATCTTTCATCATTTGAAAAAAGTTTTGAATGAAAAAAACTTAGCAACTACAGTAGGTGATGAAGGTGGGTTTGCTCCAAATTTGAAAAATAATGAGGAAGCTCTACAATTATTAACTTCTGCTATTGAAAAAGCTGGATATAAAATTGGTTCCCAAGTTAGTTTTGCTTTAGATGTTGCAGCAAGTTCTTTTTTCAAAGACGGCAAATATAACCTTGAAGGCGAAGGTGTTAAAAAAACATCTTTAGAAATGGTCGATTTCTATGAAAAGCTTTGCAATAAATATCCTATCGTAAGTATTGAAGACGGTTTGGATGAAAATGACTGGGAAGGTTGGAAAATATTAACAGACCGTCTTGGCAGTAAAGTTCAATTGGTTGGAGATGACTTATTTGTTACAAACCCTAAATTACTTGCGAAAGGAATAGAGAGAAAAGTTGGAAATTCTATTTTAATTAAGCTAAATCAAATTGGGACTGTAACTGAAACATTAAAAGCAATTGAACTTGCAAAAGTAAATGGCTATACAACAATTATTTCACACCGCAGTGGTGAGACAGAAGATGCTTTCATAGCTGATTTAGCAGTTGCAACTAATTCTGGACAAATTAAAACTGGTAGTGCTTCTCGCACCGACCGAATTGCAAAGTACAACCAACTTATTCGTATAGAAGAAGAACTAGGAACAACCGCACAGTTTGCGTGGCGAATGGGTCGTCGTCCAAACTAA
- a CDS encoding ATP-binding protein, which yields MNENRSFEDIFSSLQRLAEIREQEEGIFKRNSKTKCFCGRNDLISQQAEEFIDNDELESNQTKEPIYIQKNELTFKFAVCPACNPRIDCKMCEGTGHRILNKVHVYEAEDGETEEHLVEELSPNSCACMHTEHLVNLLNNADIPCKYMDADFINIKDEHLNSIQEKKLADNIQKIHSFCKQIAIKKLENYDKNLKYFVTLFGPVGSGKTLLAISALKMLIIEFGFSGKFVDFQFLLNQLKAEYEQNKSGEVLLNKLRNIDILVIDELGKGRNENEWQLEKLDDLINSRYNARKVTILTTNYLPPLYKYDEKDIPRNPNREISNYWGQEINNGKNQNIPIHESFWNQSLLERLGARMYERIYEVSEFIDFTGLPSFRKHIGKSFLNIYSSNHS from the coding sequence ATGAATGAAAATAGATCATTTGAAGACATATTTTCGTCGCTACAAAGGCTAGCTGAAATACGTGAACAAGAAGAAGGCATATTCAAAAGAAATTCAAAAACAAAATGCTTTTGTGGACGTAATGACTTAATTTCACAACAAGCAGAAGAATTTATTGATAATGATGAGTTAGAATCAAACCAAACAAAAGAACCAATTTATATTCAAAAAAATGAATTAACTTTTAAATTTGCAGTTTGTCCAGCATGTAATCCTCGCATTGATTGTAAGATGTGTGAAGGAACAGGTCATAGAATTTTAAATAAGGTTCATGTATATGAAGCAGAAGATGGTGAAACTGAAGAACATTTAGTAGAAGAATTATCTCCAAATTCTTGTGCATGTATGCATACAGAACATTTAGTAAACTTATTAAACAATGCTGATATTCCATGCAAATATATGGATGCAGATTTTATAAATATAAAAGATGAACATTTAAATTCAATACAAGAAAAAAAACTTGCAGATAATATTCAAAAGATTCATTCATTTTGTAAACAAATAGCAATTAAAAAATTAGAAAATTACGATAAAAACTTAAAATACTTCGTTACTTTATTTGGTCCTGTTGGGTCTGGCAAAACTTTATTAGCAATATCAGCATTAAAAATGCTCATTATTGAATTTGGTTTTAGTGGAAAATTTGTTGATTTTCAATTTTTATTAAATCAACTAAAAGCAGAATATGAACAAAATAAATCTGGTGAAGTTCTTCTAAATAAATTAAGAAATATTGATATTTTAGTAATTGATGAACTGGGAAAAGGGCGAAATGAGAATGAATGGCAATTGGAAAAATTAGATGATCTCATTAACTCTAGATACAATGCAAGAAAAGTAACTATTTTAACAACTAATTATTTACCTCCATTATATAAATATGATGAAAAGGATATACCAAGAAACCCAAATCGTGAAATATCCAATTACTGGGGACAAGAAATAAATAATGGAAAAAATCAAAATATCCCAATTCACGAAAGTTTTTGGAATCAATCGTTACTAGAGCGTTTAGGAGCCAGAATGTACGAAAGAATTTATGAGGTTTCTGAATTTATAGATTTTACTGGCCTACCAAGTTTTAGAAAACATATTGGAAAAAGTTTTTTAAATATTTATTCTTCCAATCACTCATAA
- a CDS encoding NifU family protein, with translation MIAKIQEIIEQQIRPALQSDGGDIELIDVEDGIVKVRLVGACSHCPSSAMTLYQGVEKMLMDKVPEVKGIEQVW, from the coding sequence ATGATTGCAAAAATTCAAGAAATCATCGAACAACAAATTAGACCTGCTCTACAATCAGACGGAGGAGATATCGAGTTGATTGATGTTGAAGACGGAATTGTAAAAGTTCGTCTTGTAGGTGCTTGTTCTCATTGCCCTTCTAGCGCTATGACATTATACCAAGGTGTGGAAAAAATGTTGATGGATAAAGTGCCAGAAGTAAAAGGCATAGAACAGGTTTGGTAA